From Mauremys mutica isolate MM-2020 ecotype Southern chromosome 15, ASM2049712v1, whole genome shotgun sequence, one genomic window encodes:
- the LOC123350649 gene encoding ras-related protein ORAB-1-like codes for MSTINPEYDYLFKLLLIGDSGVGKSCLLLRFADDNYTDSYISTIGVDFKIRTIELEGKTIKLQIWDTAGQERFRTITSSYYRGAHGIIIVYDVTDQDSFSNMHLWLEEIGRYASENVNKLIVGNKNDLTCKKVVDYTTAKEYADALEVPFLETSAKTATNVEQAFVTMAAEIKNRVGSGLPHSDSHQPNPHIQSAPLRQGRAGAGEGSDGGPGCC; via the exons ATGTCGACCATCAATCCAGAATA TGACTACTTGTTCAAACTCCTCCTGATCGGGGACTCCGGGGTCGGCaaatcctgcctcctgctgcGCTTCGCG gATGACAATTACACAGACAGCTACATCAGTACCATCGGGGTGGACTTCAAGATCCGGACCATCGAGCTGGAGGGGAAAACTATCAAACTTCAGATA TGGGACACGGCCGGCCAGGAGCGCTTCCGGACGATCACGTCCAGTTACTACAGAGGTGCGCACGGTATCATCATTGTGTATGATGTAACGGACCAG gacTCGTTCAGCAACATGCACCTGTGGCTGGAGGAGATCGGCCGCTACGCCAGCGAAAACGTCAACAAGCTGATTGTGGGCAACAAGAACGACCTGACGTGCAAGAAGGTGGTGGATTACACCACGGCCAAG GAATACGCGGACGCGCTGGAGGTGCCGTTCCTGGAGACCAGCGCCAAGACCGCCACCAACGTGGAGCAGGCCTTCGTCACCATGGCGGCCGAGATCAAGAACCGGGTGGGCAGCGGCCTCCCCCACAGCGACAGCCACCAGCCCAACCCCCACATccagagcgcccccctgcggcagggccgggccggcgcAGGGGAGGGCAGCGACGGAGGTCCGGGCTGCTGCTAG